A region of Flavobacterium indicum GPTSA100-9 = DSM 17447 DNA encodes the following proteins:
- a CDS encoding protein adenylyltransferase SelO, translated as MNMPLFKNNFTSNLVADSITDNYVRLVPAAHFSYVNPITPTQPFLIHSSKEVADILNLNVDYIQSNEFTSVFSGTSLGDNSKPFAMNYAGHQFGNWAGQLGDGRAINLGEINNWSIQLKGAGPTPYSRRGDGFAVLRSSIREYLCSEAMHYLGIPTTRALALFLTGDDVMRDMLYNGNPALEKGAIVCRVAPSFIRFGNFELFASQGDLDNLKKLADYTIDTYFPEITSQDKQRYIDLLKLVTDKTLDLVIHWQRVGFVHGVMNTDNMSIHGITIDYGPYGWLEDFNLEWTPNTTDRENRRYRFGNQPDIMLWNLYQFANSLYPLIEETAPLESILTSFASNYENRFLGMMCSKIGCENHNDSTHKLVYQLLECLQLSETDMTIFFRLLSTVNLQDYPDSALSKISPAFYLPNEIDGSIKERWLNWMEDYLKQINSQGVLDEVRKVKMNAINPKYVLRNYMAQLAIDEANTGKYEMIDEFFELLKKPYAEQPEMEKWFAKRPDWARTKVGCSMLSCSS; from the coding sequence ATGAATATGCCCTTATTTAAAAATAATTTCACCTCCAATTTAGTTGCCGATTCCATAACTGATAATTATGTACGATTAGTACCCGCTGCTCATTTTTCTTATGTGAATCCAATTACACCCACTCAACCTTTTTTAATTCATTCCAGTAAAGAGGTTGCTGATATATTAAATTTAAATGTTGACTATATTCAATCGAATGAATTTACATCGGTATTTTCAGGTACATCTTTGGGAGACAATTCTAAACCGTTTGCCATGAATTATGCCGGACATCAATTTGGTAATTGGGCAGGGCAATTAGGCGATGGAAGAGCTATCAACTTAGGAGAAATCAACAATTGGTCCATCCAACTCAAAGGAGCAGGCCCAACACCTTATTCTCGAAGAGGCGACGGATTTGCAGTTTTACGTTCGTCTATCCGTGAATATTTGTGTAGTGAAGCAATGCATTACTTAGGCATACCCACAACACGTGCGCTAGCCTTATTTCTAACAGGTGACGATGTCATGCGCGACATGTTATATAACGGTAATCCGGCATTAGAAAAAGGAGCTATTGTTTGTAGGGTGGCACCAAGTTTTATTCGTTTTGGTAATTTTGAACTATTTGCTTCACAAGGAGATCTTGACAACCTAAAAAAGTTAGCAGATTATACTATTGATACTTATTTTCCTGAAATCACAAGTCAGGATAAACAAAGATACATTGACTTATTAAAACTCGTTACAGATAAAACATTAGATTTAGTTATCCATTGGCAACGCGTTGGGTTTGTTCACGGAGTGATGAATACTGATAATATGTCAATTCATGGAATTACCATTGATTATGGTCCGTATGGATGGTTAGAAGACTTTAACTTAGAATGGACTCCTAATACTACTGATCGAGAAAACAGAAGGTATCGTTTTGGAAACCAACCAGATATTATGCTTTGGAACTTGTATCAATTCGCTAATTCACTGTACCCACTCATTGAAGAAACAGCACCTTTAGAAAGTATCCTTACTTCTTTTGCTTCAAATTATGAAAATCGTTTTTTAGGAATGATGTGCAGTAAAATTGGATGTGAAAATCATAACGATTCAACACATAAATTGGTTTATCAATTATTGGAATGTTTGCAACTTTCAGAAACCGATATGACTATTTTTTTTAGATTATTAAGCACCGTCAATTTACAAGACTATCCGGACAGTGCCTTATCAAAAATAAGTCCTGCATTTTATTTACCAAATGAAATCGACGGATCTATTAAAGAACGCTGGTTAAATTGGATGGAAGACTATCTAAAACAAATTAATTCTCAAGGTGTATTGGATGAAGTGCGTAAAGTAAAAATGAATGCAATCAATCCTAAATATGTGCTAAGAAACTATATGGCACAATTAGCTATAGATGAAGCCAATACAGGAAAATATGAAATGATTGATGAATTTTTTGAACTCTTAAAAAAGCCATACGCTGAACAACCTGAAATGGAAAAATGGTTTGCCAAAAGACCGGATTGGGCAAGAACAAAAGTAGGCTGTTCCATGTTGAGTTGCAGTTCGTAA
- a CDS encoding iron chaperone yields the protein MNELERYYINQPEEIKAKLISIRNFILEMEPNANEVIRYGIPTLKISNKNLIHYAGFKNHIGFYPGAEAINVFKEHIQNYKTSKGTIQFPNENPIPFDLIKKIIEFRSKQIELE from the coding sequence ATGAATGAATTAGAACGCTATTACATCAACCAACCTGAGGAAATAAAAGCTAAATTAATTTCTATAAGGAATTTCATTTTAGAAATGGAACCTAATGCTAATGAAGTCATCAGATACGGAATTCCAACTTTGAAAATAAGCAATAAAAATCTGATTCATTATGCCGGATTTAAAAATCATATAGGGTTTTACCCGGGTGCAGAAGCAATTAACGTTTTTAAAGAGCATATTCAAAATTATAAAACCTCAAAAGGAACCATTCAATTTCCAAATGAAAATCCAATTCCTTTTGATTTGATAAAAAAAATAATCGAATTTAGAAGTAAACAAATCGAACTAGAATAA
- a CDS encoding SRPBCC family protein produces the protein MALVKLIFQIDIQAEPKKIWKALWDKENYTTWCNAFCEGTYYESDFNEGDRIHFIAPNGDGMYADIEEKIENEYIAFCHLGELKNYEEQPLNDDTMEWTGATEDYRIIPKDNFNTLEVTIDTMENYLEYFKTHFPKGLEKVKEIAEQL, from the coding sequence ATGGCATTAGTTAAATTAATTTTTCAAATAGATATTCAAGCTGAACCAAAAAAAATATGGAAGGCCTTATGGGATAAAGAAAATTATACCACATGGTGTAATGCGTTTTGCGAAGGCACTTACTACGAATCGGATTTTAATGAAGGAGACCGTATTCATTTTATAGCTCCTAATGGAGATGGAATGTATGCCGATATTGAAGAAAAAATTGAAAATGAATATATTGCTTTTTGTCATTTGGGCGAACTTAAAAACTACGAAGAACAGCCATTAAACGATGACACTATGGAATGGACGGGCGCAACAGAAGATTATAGAATTATTCCAAAAGACAACTTTAATACGCTTGAAGTTACCATAGATACTATGGAAAATTATTTAGAATACTTTAAAACTCATTTCCCAAAAGGCTTAGAAAAAGTAAAGGAAATAGCCGAACAATTGTAA
- a CDS encoding GlmU family protein: MNYILFDGNVRNALLPFTFTRPVADIRVGILTIREKWEKYLGYTTTTITEEYLSEKYPMVEMEENVIINASFLPNQVLAEMVRNLEENQAIFYDDEVLAFYTKEGQEVDFDTYEIIEYTDECLRIEHTWDIFQKNDAAIREDFELLTEDRFSQPIPKSVNVIAPENVFIEEGAKLEFVTLNASTGPIYIGRNAEIMEGSVIRGPFALGEEAQVKLATKIYGATTVGPHCRVGGEVNNSVMFAYSNKGHDGFLGNSVLGEWCNIGADSNNSNLKNNYEEVKLWSYESERFEKTGLQFCGLMMGDHSKCGINTMFNTGTVIGVSANIFGSGFPRNFVPSFSWGGASGFMTYITKKAFETARIVMSRRHIDFTSEDAKILEHVFEETKKYRNE; the protein is encoded by the coding sequence ATGAATTATATTCTTTTTGATGGTAACGTGCGTAATGCGTTGTTGCCTTTTACTTTTACTAGACCGGTAGCTGATATTCGTGTGGGAATTTTGACCATTCGTGAAAAATGGGAGAAATATTTGGGCTACACTACCACTACAATTACAGAAGAATACTTGTCTGAAAAATATCCAATGGTAGAAATGGAAGAAAATGTAATCATTAATGCTTCTTTTTTACCGAACCAAGTTTTAGCTGAAATGGTCCGTAATTTAGAGGAAAATCAAGCTATTTTTTATGATGATGAAGTTTTAGCTTTCTATACCAAGGAAGGGCAAGAAGTTGATTTTGACACGTATGAAATTATTGAATATACAGATGAATGTTTGCGAATTGAGCATACTTGGGATATTTTCCAGAAAAATGACGCCGCCATTCGTGAAGATTTTGAGTTGTTAACCGAAGATCGTTTTTCGCAACCCATACCAAAATCGGTCAATGTAATAGCCCCTGAAAATGTATTTATAGAAGAAGGAGCAAAATTGGAGTTTGTAACCCTAAATGCTTCTACTGGACCGATTTATATTGGTAGAAATGCTGAAATCATGGAAGGTTCTGTTATCCGTGGACCTTTTGCTTTGGGTGAAGAAGCACAAGTAAAACTAGCTACAAAAATTTATGGTGCCACAACAGTAGGTCCACATTGTAGGGTAGGAGGAGAAGTAAATAATTCTGTTATGTTTGCCTACTCAAACAAAGGTCACGATGGTTTCTTAGGGAATTCTGTGTTAGGAGAATGGTGTAATATAGGTGCAGATAGTAATAATTCTAATTTGAAAAATAACTATGAGGAAGTAAAGCTTTGGAGTTATGAATCGGAACGTTTTGAAAAAACAGGTCTTCAATTTTGTGGATTAATGATGGGAGATCATAGTAAATGTGGGATCAATACCATGTTTAATACGGGAACAGTAATTGGAGTTAGTGCCAATATTTTTGGTAGTGGTTTCCCAAGAAATTTTGTTCCAAGTTTTAGCTGGGGTGGTGCTTCTGGATTCATGACTTACATTACTAAAAAGGCCTTTGAAACGGCTAGAATTGTAATGAGTAGAAGACATATAGATTTCACTTCGGAAGACGCCAAAATCCTAGAACATGTTTTTGAAGAAACTAAAAAATACAGAAACGAGTAA
- a CDS encoding type B 50S ribosomal protein L31, with protein MKKGIHPENYRLVAFKDMSNEDVFITKSTVETKETITVDGVEYPVFKMEISRTSHPFYTGKSKLIDTAGRIDKFKNKYAKFQK; from the coding sequence ATGAAAAAAGGTATTCACCCAGAAAATTACAGATTAGTAGCATTCAAAGATATGTCAAATGAAGACGTATTCATCACTAAATCAACAGTTGAAACTAAAGAAACAATCACAGTTGATGGTGTAGAATACCCAGTATTTAAAATGGAGATTTCTAGAACTTCTCACCCTTTCTATACAGGTAAATCTAAATTAATCGATACAGCAGGTCGTATCGACAAATTCAAAAACAAATACGCGAAATTCCAAAAATAA
- the mtaB gene encoding tRNA (N(6)-L-threonylcarbamoyladenosine(37)-C(2))-methylthiotransferase MtaB, which produces MENKKKVAFYTLGCKLNFSETSTIARDFQNEGFERVDFEDVADIYVINTCSVTENADKQFKQVVKKAMKLNEKAFVAAVGCYAQLKPEELAAVDGVDLVLGATEKFKITDYINDLSKNEQGEVHSCEIDEADFYVGSYSIGDRTRAFLKVQDGCDYKCTYCTIPLARGISRSDTMENVLKNAKEISEQNIKEIVLTGVNIGDYGKGEFGNKKHEHTFLELVQALDKVEGIERLRISSIEPNLLKNETIEFVSQSRTFVPHFHIPLQSGSNDILKKMKRRYMRELYTERVAKIREVMPHACIGVDVIVGFPGETDEHFLETYHFLHDLDISYLHVFTYSERDNTEAILMEGVVPNNVRAKRSKMLRGLSVKKRRAFYESQLGTQRTVLFEGENKEGYIHGFTENYVKVKTPWNPELVNTLHEVNLTHIDEDGSVRIAFVEVEA; this is translated from the coding sequence ATGGAAAATAAAAAGAAAGTAGCATTTTACACTTTAGGATGCAAATTAAATTTCTCTGAGACTTCTACCATTGCCAGAGATTTTCAAAATGAAGGCTTCGAACGTGTGGATTTCGAAGATGTAGCCGACATTTATGTTATAAACACCTGTTCCGTTACAGAAAACGCAGACAAACAATTTAAACAAGTGGTTAAAAAAGCCATGAAATTAAATGAAAAAGCATTTGTTGCTGCTGTTGGATGTTACGCACAATTAAAACCAGAAGAATTAGCCGCTGTGGATGGCGTAGATTTGGTGTTAGGCGCTACAGAAAAATTCAAAATCACAGATTATATAAATGATTTGTCAAAAAATGAACAAGGTGAAGTGCATTCTTGTGAAATTGACGAAGCCGATTTTTATGTTGGAAGTTATTCCATTGGCGATCGTACACGAGCCTTTTTAAAAGTACAAGATGGATGCGATTACAAATGTACCTATTGCACCATTCCGCTTGCTCGAGGTATTTCTAGAAGCGATACCATGGAAAATGTTTTAAAAAACGCTAAAGAAATCTCAGAACAAAACATCAAAGAAATTGTTTTAACGGGTGTAAATATTGGTGACTACGGTAAAGGTGAATTTGGCAACAAAAAACACGAACATACTTTTTTAGAGCTGGTTCAAGCCTTAGATAAAGTAGAAGGAATTGAACGTTTACGTATTTCTTCTATTGAACCTAATTTATTAAAAAATGAAACCATTGAATTTGTTTCGCAAAGTAGAACTTTTGTACCGCATTTTCACATTCCATTACAATCTGGAAGTAACGATATTTTAAAGAAAATGAAACGTCGCTACATGCGTGAATTGTATACAGAACGTGTAGCCAAAATTCGTGAAGTAATGCCTCATGCTTGTATTGGGGTAGATGTAATTGTTGGATTTCCTGGCGAAACCGACGAACATTTTTTAGAAACCTATCATTTTTTACATGATTTAGATATTTCTTACCTCCATGTTTTCACTTATTCTGAACGTGATAATACAGAAGCTATCTTAATGGAAGGCGTAGTACCTAATAATGTTCGTGCAAAGAGAAGCAAAATGCTTCGAGGATTATCTGTTAAAAAAAGAAGAGCCTTTTACGAAAGTCAATTAGGTACTCAAAGAACTGTATTATTTGAAGGAGAAAACAAAGAAGGTTACATTCATGGATTTACAGAAAACTATGTAAAAGTAAAAACCCCTTGGAATCCTGAGTTGGTTAACACCTTACACGAAGTAAATTTAACTCATATTGACGAAGACGGAAGTGTACGTATCGCTTTTGTTGAAGTTGAAGCATAA
- a CDS encoding GNAT family N-acetyltransferase yields MSTIKDNELLRQFETTTDNGLLTIEYAVQERKIFLTKLCAVENEAQENVDDFIKNVLEIAQEKKYKVVPTNTKIVSFFRKNKSYKDLLPPGIKI; encoded by the coding sequence ATGAGTACAATTAAAGATAATGAATTGTTAAGACAGTTTGAAACTACAACAGATAACGGACTTTTAACAATTGAGTATGCGGTTCAAGAAAGAAAAATTTTCTTAACAAAGTTATGTGCGGTTGAGAATGAAGCACAAGAAAATGTAGATGATTTTATAAAAAATGTTTTAGAGATTGCTCAAGAAAAAAAATATAAAGTTGTTCCAACCAATACTAAAATTGTCTCGTTTTTTAGAAAGAACAAGTCTTATAAAGATTTATTACCTCCAGGTATTAAAATATAA
- a CDS encoding alpha/beta hydrolase family protein, which produces MSKIHVYFVPGLAASTGIFEYIQLPKDKFEMHYIEWILPHPNETISSYAKRMCETIKEENIVLIGVSFGGIMVQEMAQFVNPKKVIIISSVKSNQELPTHMRLAKATHFYKILPTSLLGKVNYLARYVKGRGLLAKRVQLYNKYLQMKNTNYLDWAIKNVLLWKRSVPDDKVIHIHGDEDMVFPIKHIKNCIVVKGGTHIMIVNKHKWLSENLPKIILE; this is translated from the coding sequence ATGTCCAAAATTCATGTTTATTTCGTTCCCGGATTAGCCGCTAGTACTGGGATTTTTGAATACATTCAACTTCCAAAGGATAAATTTGAAATGCATTATATAGAATGGATTTTACCGCATCCCAATGAAACTATTTCGTCTTATGCCAAACGAATGTGCGAAACAATAAAAGAAGAAAACATTGTTTTAATCGGAGTGTCGTTTGGTGGTATTATGGTTCAAGAAATGGCTCAATTTGTAAATCCTAAAAAAGTGATTATCATCTCAAGTGTAAAAAGTAATCAAGAACTACCTACACATATGCGATTAGCAAAAGCAACTCATTTTTACAAAATACTACCAACCAGTTTGTTGGGAAAAGTAAATTATTTAGCTCGTTATGTAAAAGGAAGAGGATTATTAGCTAAAAGAGTACAGCTTTACAATAAATATTTGCAAATGAAAAATACCAACTATTTAGATTGGGCAATTAAAAATGTTTTACTGTGGAAAAGAAGTGTTCCAGACGATAAAGTTATTCATATTCATGGAGATGAGGATATGGTCTTCCCTATTAAACACATAAAAAATTGTATTGTTGTAAAAGGAGGAACGCATATTATGATTGTAAATAAGCACAAATGGTTGAGTGAAAATCTTCCAAAAATAATATTGGAATAA
- a CDS encoding lytic transglycosylase domain-containing protein has translation MKMTSRISIIILLVLASGILIFSTTKNVAYSKYHKAYPLDMDFAGEKVPTSLVDVKERLDREMSININMNSTTSLLIKRANRVFPIIEPILAKNGVPDDFKYLAVIESGLVNAVSPSGAKGVWQFMPETAKEKGLEVREQVDERYHLEKSTQAACDYLKKAKEKFGTWTMAAASYNGGMTGLQKQIDFQKSNDYYDLWLTEETARYVFRILALKEIMKNPEKYGYLIPEEALYKNVTIKKVSIDSTINDLSDFALKQGVNYKILKTHNPWLRDKKLENPSKKVYELAIPIEGYNKN, from the coding sequence ATGAAAATGACAAGTAGAATTAGTATTATTATCTTATTGGTTCTTGCCAGTGGAATTTTAATTTTTTCAACTACTAAAAATGTGGCGTATTCAAAATACCACAAAGCTTATCCTTTAGATATGGATTTTGCAGGTGAAAAAGTACCAACATCATTAGTGGATGTTAAAGAACGATTAGATAGAGAGATGTCGATTAACATTAATATGAATTCGACTACTTCATTATTGATAAAAAGAGCTAACCGTGTTTTTCCAATAATTGAACCTATTTTGGCAAAAAATGGTGTGCCTGACGATTTTAAATATTTAGCTGTTATTGAAAGTGGCTTGGTGAACGCTGTTTCGCCTTCAGGAGCAAAAGGTGTTTGGCAATTTATGCCTGAAACAGCTAAGGAAAAAGGCTTAGAAGTAAGAGAACAAGTAGATGAACGCTATCATTTAGAAAAATCAACACAAGCCGCTTGTGATTATTTAAAAAAAGCTAAAGAAAAATTTGGCACTTGGACCATGGCTGCAGCCTCGTACAATGGAGGTATGACCGGACTTCAAAAACAAATTGATTTTCAGAAGTCGAATGATTACTATGATTTATGGCTTACCGAGGAAACTGCACGTTATGTTTTTAGAATTTTAGCTTTGAAAGAAATTATGAAAAACCCTGAAAAATATGGGTATTTAATTCCAGAGGAAGCATTATATAAAAACGTAACAATTAAAAAAGTAAGTATTGACTCAACTATAAATGATTTGTCTGACTTTGCACTTAAGCAAGGAGTGAATTACAAAATACTAAAAACGCACAATCCTTGGTTGAGAGATAAAAAATTAGAAAATCCATCAAAAAAAGTATATGAATTAGCTATACCAATTGAAGGATACAACAAAAATTAA
- a CDS encoding sulfite exporter TauE/SafE family protein, translating into MKAPMTAQTIISLIIIGILAGVLSGLVGVGGGVIMVPLMVLFFGMTQHQAQGTSLAVLAVPVTAVAVYNYYQEGHINVKFALIIAVFFVLGSIIGSKFAISLDQKTLKKIFAIILIVIAGKMLLDK; encoded by the coding sequence ATGAAAGCACCTATGACAGCACAAACAATTATATCGCTAATAATTATTGGAATTTTAGCAGGAGTATTAAGTGGATTAGTTGGCGTGGGTGGCGGCGTAATCATGGTTCCTTTAATGGTATTGTTTTTTGGTATGACTCAACACCAAGCACAAGGTACAAGTTTAGCAGTTTTAGCCGTACCTGTTACTGCTGTTGCAGTTTATAACTATTATCAAGAAGGACATATAAATGTCAAATTTGCGCTTATAATTGCCGTATTCTTTGTTTTAGGAAGTATTATTGGAAGTAAATTCGCAATTAGCTTAGATCAAAAAACATTAAAGAAAATATTTGCCATCATTTTAATTGTAATTGCAGGCAAAATGCTACTAGACAAATAA
- a CDS encoding TlpA family protein disulfide reductase — MNKLALIVLFILIRSTANASDTTAVFSASVKANFKKYISLSNNAYNKKDFEKAQQLFDSLVQNSLVGTQFDDFSFKQVGKKRLQLSKINKPTLIITYASWCIMGKGELPALNKLAAQYKDKIQIVVLFWNKKNEMKKIARKFNSDIKVCYAHETERKDYKAITLLKKTLGFPTMYFLDHNLEVVDIQRSFVKPESKIDIKTSIAFYYQKFNNGISNLVISDTSRDMGLAKN, encoded by the coding sequence ATGAATAAGTTAGCTTTAATAGTATTGTTTATTTTAATTAGAAGTACAGCCAATGCTTCTGATACTACAGCTGTGTTTTCAGCTTCTGTTAAAGCTAACTTTAAAAAATATATCAGTCTCAGTAACAATGCTTACAATAAAAAAGATTTTGAAAAAGCACAACAACTTTTTGATTCTTTGGTTCAAAATTCATTAGTCGGAACACAATTTGATGATTTTAGTTTTAAACAAGTGGGTAAAAAACGCCTTCAATTATCAAAAATTAACAAGCCTACTTTAATTATTACTTATGCTTCTTGGTGTATTATGGGTAAAGGAGAACTACCTGCATTAAATAAATTAGCAGCTCAATACAAGGATAAAATACAAATAGTAGTGCTATTTTGGAATAAGAAAAATGAAATGAAAAAAATAGCGCGTAAATTTAATTCAGATATAAAGGTTTGTTATGCCCATGAAACCGAAAGAAAAGATTATAAAGCTATTACATTATTGAAAAAAACGTTGGGATTTCCAACAATGTATTTTTTAGACCATAATTTGGAAGTTGTTGATATTCAACGATCATTTGTTAAACCCGAAAGTAAAATTGATATAAAAACTTCAATTGCATTTTACTATCAAAAGTTTAATAATGGTATCTCTAATTTAGTTATTTCGGATACATCAAGAGATATGGGTTTAGCAAAAAATTGA
- a CDS encoding glycosyltransferase has translation MKKQKIVISGINMVEGGIFTILHNVLQEISIYADQHPIEVIALVHSKKGIEFPAIQYLEFPDSKKSWFKRLYYEYFYFKKLSKKLKPDIWLSLHDTTPRVLAKKQFVYCHHPTTFFKPTWKDWKFDFKIGVFHLLYDTLFKLNIKSNHTVFVQQHWIKEVFQERFGIETIKVTPPPYVESHSSEEFPFEKNKIHFFYPSFPRSFKNHELILEAIPLLPDFVREKVQFHFTTIKNNPACYANYLQNKYGHLKEVIFHPKVKRSQLLAMYNSMDCLLFPSKVETWGLPISEAKAYKKPMLLADLPYAKETCGVYEEVSFFDSKNPEELAHLLTQFVDKSIVFSGNKTTFDTKDEIHNWQAIFDYMIHQ, from the coding sequence TTGAAAAAACAAAAGATTGTCATATCTGGAATTAATATGGTCGAAGGTGGTATTTTTACTATCCTTCACAATGTGTTACAAGAAATTTCTATTTATGCTGACCAACATCCAATAGAAGTAATTGCTTTAGTACACTCTAAAAAGGGAATTGAATTTCCTGCTATTCAGTATTTAGAGTTTCCCGATTCAAAAAAATCTTGGTTCAAAAGATTGTATTATGAATATTTTTACTTCAAAAAGTTATCTAAAAAATTAAAACCAGATATTTGGCTTTCACTACACGATACAACTCCAAGAGTTTTAGCAAAAAAACAATTTGTGTACTGTCATCATCCCACGACTTTTTTTAAACCCACATGGAAAGACTGGAAATTTGATTTTAAAATTGGTGTTTTTCATTTATTATATGATACTTTATTTAAGTTAAACATAAAAAGTAATCATACCGTATTTGTACAACAACACTGGATTAAGGAGGTATTTCAAGAACGATTTGGCATTGAAACTATAAAAGTGACACCTCCACCTTATGTTGAGTCGCATTCATCAGAAGAATTTCCATTTGAGAAAAACAAAATTCATTTTTTCTATCCAAGTTTCCCAAGAAGTTTTAAAAATCATGAATTAATTTTAGAAGCAATCCCTTTACTTCCCGATTTTGTTCGGGAAAAAGTTCAATTTCATTTTACAACCATAAAAAATAATCCTGCTTGTTATGCAAACTATTTACAAAACAAATATGGTCATTTAAAAGAAGTTATTTTCCACCCTAAGGTTAAAAGAAGTCAACTATTAGCTATGTATAACAGCATGGACTGCCTACTTTTTCCATCAAAAGTAGAAACGTGGGGTTTACCTATTTCTGAAGCAAAAGCGTATAAAAAACCGATGTTACTTGCCGATTTACCTTATGCTAAAGAAACGTGTGGAGTGTATGAAGAAGTTTCTTTTTTTGACTCGAAAAACCCAGAAGAGTTAGCGCATTTACTCACACAATTTGTTGATAAATCTATTGTATTTAGTGGAAATAAAACTACATTTGATACCAAAGATGAAATACACAATTGGCAAGCTATTTTTGATTACATGATTCATCAATAA
- a CDS encoding glycosyltransferase family 2 protein translates to MPYFSIIVPLYNKESFVRDALNSILKQTYTDYEVIIVNDASTDDSAIVAETFLSEKIRIIQHDKNKGLAAARNTGIQNATSNFITYLDADDVWKPTFLEHIFSLTQEFSEAKIFATNYEEIWGTTLKIPVNGSENLDSNFKGYIDFFALNLKQGIYCHGSVCFHKSVFEKIGLYNEEIQFSEDLDFNIRANYHFKLAYSNSPQMIYFMQTSNQITNSSIKNKTIPNFDEYEVWAKNRPNLKRYLDFERYVLGKRLKKDYDSRWKKVISPIHKENLNWKQALLLRLPRFILLTIDSIKILLLKFNIKISTYN, encoded by the coding sequence ATGCCTTATTTTTCAATAATTGTTCCTTTGTATAATAAAGAGTCTTTTGTTCGAGATGCTTTAAACAGTATTCTTAAACAAACCTATACGGATTACGAAGTCATTATTGTTAACGACGCTTCAACAGATGATAGCGCTATTGTTGCTGAGACATTTCTCTCTGAAAAAATTCGCATCATTCAACATGATAAAAATAAAGGATTGGCAGCCGCACGAAATACAGGAATTCAAAACGCTACTTCAAACTTTATTACTTATTTAGATGCTGATGATGTTTGGAAACCTACTTTTTTAGAACATATTTTTTCCTTAACTCAAGAATTTTCAGAAGCTAAAATTTTTGCCACAAATTATGAAGAAATTTGGGGAACAACGCTCAAAATACCTGTAAATGGGTCTGAAAATTTAGATTCCAATTTTAAGGGATATATTGATTTTTTTGCTCTTAATTTAAAACAAGGTATTTATTGTCATGGTAGTGTTTGTTTTCATAAATCGGTTTTTGAAAAAATTGGTCTGTATAACGAAGAAATTCAATTTTCTGAAGATTTAGATTTTAATATCAGAGCCAATTATCATTTTAAATTGGCTTATTCAAATTCTCCGCAAATGATTTATTTCATGCAAACCAGTAATCAAATAACGAATAGTAGTATTAAAAACAAAACTATTCCTAATTTTGATGAGTATGAAGTTTGGGCTAAAAATCGTCCCAACTTGAAGAGGTATTTGGATTTTGAACGCTATGTACTAGGGAAAAGGTTAAAAAAAGACTATGATTCGCGATGGAAAAAAGTAATTTCACCCATTCATAAAGAAAATTTAAATTGGAAACAAGCGTTATTATTAAGACTACCTAGATTTATACTTTTAACAATTGATTCTATTAAAATTTTATTACTTAAATTTAATATCAAGATTTCAACTTACAATTAA